Proteins encoded by one window of Pan troglodytes isolate AG18354 chromosome 16, NHGRI_mPanTro3-v2.0_pri, whole genome shotgun sequence:
- the HDC gene encoding histidine decarboxylase isoform X2 has protein sequence MMEPEEYRERGREMVDYICQYLSTLRERRVTPDVQPGYLRAQLPESAPEDPDSWDSIFGDIERIIMPGVVHWQSPHMHAYYPALTSWPSLLGDMLADAINCLGFTWASSPACTELEMNVMDWLAKMLGLPEHFLHHHPSSQGGGVLQSTVSESTLIALLAARKNKILEMKTSEPDADESCLNARLVAYASDQAHSSVEKAGLISLVKMKFLPVDDNFSLRGEALQKAIEEDKQRGLVPVFVCATLGTTGVCAFDCLSELGPISKAHHPCSPPLSLARCETSFPTSYLPSGQVMFASSGAREGLWLHIDAAYAGTAFLCPEFRGFLKGIEYADSFTFNPSKWMMVHFDCTGFWVKDKYKLQQTFSVNPIYLRHANSGVATDFMGTEMAKYFESLVRNDPSFEIPAKRHLGLVVFRLKGPNCLTENVLKEIAKAGRLFLIPATIQDKLIIRFTVTSQFTTRDDILRDWNLIRDAATLILSQHCTSQPSPRVGNLISQIRGARAWACGTSLQSVSGAGDDPVQARKIIKQPQRVGAGPMKRENGLHLETLLDPVDDCFSEEAPDATKHKLSSFLFSYLSVQTKKKTVRSLSCNSVPVSAQKPLPTEASVKNGGSSRVRIFSRFPEEMMMLKKSAFKKLIKFYSVPSFPECSSQCGLQLPCCPLQAMV, from the exons ATGATGGAGCCTGAGGAGTACAGAGAGAGAG GGAGAGAGATGGTGGATTACATCTGCCAGTACCTGAGCACTCTGCGGGAGAGACGTGTGACACCAGACGTGCAGCCTGGCTACCTGCGAGCCCAGCTGCCTGAGAGTGCTCCTGAGGACCCCGACAGCTGGGACAGCATCTTTGGGGACATTGAACGAATCATCATGCCTGGG GTGGTACATTGGCAGAGCCCCCATATGCACGCCTACTACCCAGCCCTCACCTCTTGGCCCTCCCTGCTAGGAGACATGCTGGCTGATGCCATCAACTGCTTGGGATTCACCTGG gCATCCAGCCCTGCGTGTACAGAGCTGGAGATGAACGTCATGGACTGGTTGGCAAAAATGCTGGGACTTCCAGAGCACTTCTTGCACCACCACCCCAGCAGCCAGGGCGGAGGCGTCCTGCAG AGCACGGTCAGTGAATCCACTTTGATTGCCCTGCTGGCAGCAAGGAAGAACAAAATCCTGGAAATGAAAACGTCTGAGCCCGATGCTGATGAGTCCTGCCTAAATGCCCGACTCGTGGCCTATGCCTCTGACCAG GCTCACTCCTCTGTGGAAAAGGCTGGTTTGATTTCCCTTGTGAAGATGAAATTTCTGCCTGTGGATGACAACTTCTCACTCCGAGGGGAAGCTCTTCAGAAGGCCATCGAGGAAGACAAGCAGCGGGGCTTGGTGCCCGTCTTT GTCTGTGCAACACTAGGGACCACTGGGGTCTGTGCATTTGACTGCCTGTCAGAGCTGGGCCCCATCT CCAAAGCACATCATCCTTGCAGCCCACCACTCAGCTTGGCCAGGTGCGAGACATCTTTCCCCACTTCATACCTCCCCTCCGGCCAGGTGATGTTTGCCTCCTCAGGTGCCCGTGAGGGGCTGTGGCTCCACATCGATGCTGCTTATGCAGGCACTGCCTTCCTGTGCCCCGAGTTCCGGGGGTTTCTGAAGGGGATTGAGTATGCCGACTCCTTCACCTTTAATCCTTCCAAGTGGATGATGGTGCATTTTGACTGTACTGGGTTCTG GGTCAAGGACAAGTACAAGCTGCAGCAGACCTTCAGTGTGAATCCCATCTACCTCAGGCATGCCAACTCAGGCGTGGCCACCGACTTCATG GGTACTGAAATGGCTAAATATTTTGAATCTCTGGTCAGAAACGACCCTTCCTTTGAAATTCCTGCCAAGAGGCACCTTGGCCTGGTGGTTTTTCGTCTAAAG GGTCCTAATTGTCTCACAGAAAATGTGTTAAAGGAAATAGCTAAAGCTGGCCGTCTCTTCCTCATCCCGGCCACTATCCAGGACAAGTTAATCATCCGTTTCACTGTGACATCCCAGTTTACCACTAGGGATGACATCCTGAGAGACTGGAATCTCATTCGAGATGCTGCCACTCTCATCCTGAGTCAGCACTGTACTTCCCAACCCAGCCCTCGGGTTGGGAACCTCATCTCCCAAATCAGGGGCGCCAGAGCCTGGGCCTGTGGAACGTCCCTTCAGTCTGTCAGTGGGGCAGGAGATGATCCAGTCCAGGCCAGGAAGATCATCAAGCAGCCTCAGCGTGTGGGAGCCGGTCCCATGAAAAGGGAAAACGGCCTCCATCTTGAAACCCTGCTGGACCCAGTTGATGACTGCTTTTCAGAAGAGGCCCCAGATGCCACCAAGCACAAGCTGTCCTCCTTCCTGTTCAGTTACTTGTCTGTGCAGACTAAGAAGAAGACGGTGCGCTCCCTCAGTTGCAACAGTGTGCCAGTGAGTGCTCAGAAGCCACTGCCCACAGAGGCCTCTGTGAAGAATGGGGGCTCCTCCAGGGTCAGAATCTTTTCCAGGTTTCCAGAAGAGATGATGATGCTGAAGAAAAGTGCCTTCAAAAAACTCATCAAATTCTACAGCGTCCCCAGCTTTCCTGAATGCAGCTCTCAATGTGGACTCCAGCTGCCCTGTTGCCCTCTGCAGGCCATGGTTTAG
- the HDC gene encoding histidine decarboxylase isoform X1, with product MMEPEEYRERGREMVDYICQYLSTLRERRVTPDVQPGYLRAQLPESAPEDPDSWDSIFGDIERIIMPGVVHWQSPHMHAYYPALTSWPSLLGDMLADAINCLGFTWASSPACTELEMNVMDWLAKMLGLPEHFLHHHPSSQGGGVLQSTVSESTLIALLAARKNKILEMKTSEPDADESCLNARLVAYASDQAHSSVEKAGLISLVKMKFLPVDDNFSLRGEALQKAIEEDKQRGLVPVFVCATLGTTGVCAFDCLSELGPISKAHHPCSPPLSLARCETSFPTSYLPSGQVMFASSGAREGLWLHIDAAYAGTAFLCPEFRGFLKGIEYADSFTFNPSKWMMVHFDCTGFWVKDKYKLQQTFSVNPIYLRHANSGVATDFMHWQIPLSRRFRSIKLWFVIRSFGVKNLQAHVRHGTEMAKYFESLVRNDPSFEIPAKRHLGLVVFRLKGPNCLTENVLKEIAKAGRLFLIPATIQDKLIIRFTVTSQFTTRDDILRDWNLIRDAATLILSQHCTSQPSPRVGNLISQIRGARAWACGTSLQSVSGAGDDPVQARKIIKQPQRVGAGPMKRENGLHLETLLDPVDDCFSEEAPDATKHKLSSFLFSYLSVQTKKKTVRSLSCNSVPVSAQKPLPTEASVKNGGSSRVRIFSRFPEEMMMLKKSAFKKLIKFYSVPSFPECSSQCGLQLPCCPLQAMV from the exons ATGATGGAGCCTGAGGAGTACAGAGAGAGAG GGAGAGAGATGGTGGATTACATCTGCCAGTACCTGAGCACTCTGCGGGAGAGACGTGTGACACCAGACGTGCAGCCTGGCTACCTGCGAGCCCAGCTGCCTGAGAGTGCTCCTGAGGACCCCGACAGCTGGGACAGCATCTTTGGGGACATTGAACGAATCATCATGCCTGGG GTGGTACATTGGCAGAGCCCCCATATGCACGCCTACTACCCAGCCCTCACCTCTTGGCCCTCCCTGCTAGGAGACATGCTGGCTGATGCCATCAACTGCTTGGGATTCACCTGG gCATCCAGCCCTGCGTGTACAGAGCTGGAGATGAACGTCATGGACTGGTTGGCAAAAATGCTGGGACTTCCAGAGCACTTCTTGCACCACCACCCCAGCAGCCAGGGCGGAGGCGTCCTGCAG AGCACGGTCAGTGAATCCACTTTGATTGCCCTGCTGGCAGCAAGGAAGAACAAAATCCTGGAAATGAAAACGTCTGAGCCCGATGCTGATGAGTCCTGCCTAAATGCCCGACTCGTGGCCTATGCCTCTGACCAG GCTCACTCCTCTGTGGAAAAGGCTGGTTTGATTTCCCTTGTGAAGATGAAATTTCTGCCTGTGGATGACAACTTCTCACTCCGAGGGGAAGCTCTTCAGAAGGCCATCGAGGAAGACAAGCAGCGGGGCTTGGTGCCCGTCTTT GTCTGTGCAACACTAGGGACCACTGGGGTCTGTGCATTTGACTGCCTGTCAGAGCTGGGCCCCATCT CCAAAGCACATCATCCTTGCAGCCCACCACTCAGCTTGGCCAGGTGCGAGACATCTTTCCCCACTTCATACCTCCCCTCCGGCCAGGTGATGTTTGCCTCCTCAGGTGCCCGTGAGGGGCTGTGGCTCCACATCGATGCTGCTTATGCAGGCACTGCCTTCCTGTGCCCCGAGTTCCGGGGGTTTCTGAAGGGGATTGAGTATGCCGACTCCTTCACCTTTAATCCTTCCAAGTGGATGATGGTGCATTTTGACTGTACTGGGTTCTG GGTCAAGGACAAGTACAAGCTGCAGCAGACCTTCAGTGTGAATCCCATCTACCTCAGGCATGCCAACTCAGGCGTGGCCACCGACTTCATG CACTGGCAGATCCCCCTGAGCCGACGGTTTCGCTCTATTAAACTCTGGTTCGTGATTCGGTCCTTCGGGGTGAAGAATCTTCAAGCACATGTCAGACAT GGTACTGAAATGGCTAAATATTTTGAATCTCTGGTCAGAAACGACCCTTCCTTTGAAATTCCTGCCAAGAGGCACCTTGGCCTGGTGGTTTTTCGTCTAAAG GGTCCTAATTGTCTCACAGAAAATGTGTTAAAGGAAATAGCTAAAGCTGGCCGTCTCTTCCTCATCCCGGCCACTATCCAGGACAAGTTAATCATCCGTTTCACTGTGACATCCCAGTTTACCACTAGGGATGACATCCTGAGAGACTGGAATCTCATTCGAGATGCTGCCACTCTCATCCTGAGTCAGCACTGTACTTCCCAACCCAGCCCTCGGGTTGGGAACCTCATCTCCCAAATCAGGGGCGCCAGAGCCTGGGCCTGTGGAACGTCCCTTCAGTCTGTCAGTGGGGCAGGAGATGATCCAGTCCAGGCCAGGAAGATCATCAAGCAGCCTCAGCGTGTGGGAGCCGGTCCCATGAAAAGGGAAAACGGCCTCCATCTTGAAACCCTGCTGGACCCAGTTGATGACTGCTTTTCAGAAGAGGCCCCAGATGCCACCAAGCACAAGCTGTCCTCCTTCCTGTTCAGTTACTTGTCTGTGCAGACTAAGAAGAAGACGGTGCGCTCCCTCAGTTGCAACAGTGTGCCAGTGAGTGCTCAGAAGCCACTGCCCACAGAGGCCTCTGTGAAGAATGGGGGCTCCTCCAGGGTCAGAATCTTTTCCAGGTTTCCAGAAGAGATGATGATGCTGAAGAAAAGTGCCTTCAAAAAACTCATCAAATTCTACAGCGTCCCCAGCTTTCCTGAATGCAGCTCTCAATGTGGACTCCAGCTGCCCTGTTGCCCTCTGCAGGCCATGGTTTAG
- the HDC gene encoding histidine decarboxylase isoform X4: MMEPEEYRERGREMVDYICQYLSTLRERRVTPDVQPGYLRAQLPESAPEDPDSWDSIFGDIERIIMPGVVHWQSPHMHAYYPALTSWPSLLGDMLADAINCLGFTWASSPACTELEMNVMDWLAKMLGLPEHFLHHHPSSQGGGVLQSTVSESTLIALLAARKNKILEMKTSEPDADESCLNARLVAYASDQAHSSVEKAGLISLVKMKFLPVDDNFSLRGEALQKAIEEDKQRGLVPVFVCATLGTTGVCAFDCLSELGPICAREGLWLHIDAAYAGTAFLCPEFRGFLKGIEYADSFTFNPSKWMMVHFDCTGFWVKDKYKLQQTFSVNPIYLRHANSGVATDFMGTEMAKYFESLVRNDPSFEIPAKRHLGLVVFRLKGPNCLTENVLKEIAKAGRLFLIPATIQDKLIIRFTVTSQFTTRDDILRDWNLIRDAATLILSQHCTSQPSPRVGNLISQIRGARAWACGTSLQSVSGAGDDPVQARKIIKQPQRVGAGPMKRENGLHLETLLDPVDDCFSEEAPDATKHKLSSFLFSYLSVQTKKKTVRSLSCNSVPVSAQKPLPTEASVKNGGSSRVRIFSRFPEEMMMLKKSAFKKLIKFYSVPSFPECSSQCGLQLPCCPLQAMV; the protein is encoded by the exons ATGATGGAGCCTGAGGAGTACAGAGAGAGAG GGAGAGAGATGGTGGATTACATCTGCCAGTACCTGAGCACTCTGCGGGAGAGACGTGTGACACCAGACGTGCAGCCTGGCTACCTGCGAGCCCAGCTGCCTGAGAGTGCTCCTGAGGACCCCGACAGCTGGGACAGCATCTTTGGGGACATTGAACGAATCATCATGCCTGGG GTGGTACATTGGCAGAGCCCCCATATGCACGCCTACTACCCAGCCCTCACCTCTTGGCCCTCCCTGCTAGGAGACATGCTGGCTGATGCCATCAACTGCTTGGGATTCACCTGG gCATCCAGCCCTGCGTGTACAGAGCTGGAGATGAACGTCATGGACTGGTTGGCAAAAATGCTGGGACTTCCAGAGCACTTCTTGCACCACCACCCCAGCAGCCAGGGCGGAGGCGTCCTGCAG AGCACGGTCAGTGAATCCACTTTGATTGCCCTGCTGGCAGCAAGGAAGAACAAAATCCTGGAAATGAAAACGTCTGAGCCCGATGCTGATGAGTCCTGCCTAAATGCCCGACTCGTGGCCTATGCCTCTGACCAG GCTCACTCCTCTGTGGAAAAGGCTGGTTTGATTTCCCTTGTGAAGATGAAATTTCTGCCTGTGGATGACAACTTCTCACTCCGAGGGGAAGCTCTTCAGAAGGCCATCGAGGAAGACAAGCAGCGGGGCTTGGTGCCCGTCTTT GTCTGTGCAACACTAGGGACCACTGGGGTCTGTGCATTTGACTGCCTGTCAGAGCTGGGCCCCATCT GTGCCCGTGAGGGGCTGTGGCTCCACATCGATGCTGCTTATGCAGGCACTGCCTTCCTGTGCCCCGAGTTCCGGGGGTTTCTGAAGGGGATTGAGTATGCCGACTCCTTCACCTTTAATCCTTCCAAGTGGATGATGGTGCATTTTGACTGTACTGGGTTCTG GGTCAAGGACAAGTACAAGCTGCAGCAGACCTTCAGTGTGAATCCCATCTACCTCAGGCATGCCAACTCAGGCGTGGCCACCGACTTCATG GGTACTGAAATGGCTAAATATTTTGAATCTCTGGTCAGAAACGACCCTTCCTTTGAAATTCCTGCCAAGAGGCACCTTGGCCTGGTGGTTTTTCGTCTAAAG GGTCCTAATTGTCTCACAGAAAATGTGTTAAAGGAAATAGCTAAAGCTGGCCGTCTCTTCCTCATCCCGGCCACTATCCAGGACAAGTTAATCATCCGTTTCACTGTGACATCCCAGTTTACCACTAGGGATGACATCCTGAGAGACTGGAATCTCATTCGAGATGCTGCCACTCTCATCCTGAGTCAGCACTGTACTTCCCAACCCAGCCCTCGGGTTGGGAACCTCATCTCCCAAATCAGGGGCGCCAGAGCCTGGGCCTGTGGAACGTCCCTTCAGTCTGTCAGTGGGGCAGGAGATGATCCAGTCCAGGCCAGGAAGATCATCAAGCAGCCTCAGCGTGTGGGAGCCGGTCCCATGAAAAGGGAAAACGGCCTCCATCTTGAAACCCTGCTGGACCCAGTTGATGACTGCTTTTCAGAAGAGGCCCCAGATGCCACCAAGCACAAGCTGTCCTCCTTCCTGTTCAGTTACTTGTCTGTGCAGACTAAGAAGAAGACGGTGCGCTCCCTCAGTTGCAACAGTGTGCCAGTGAGTGCTCAGAAGCCACTGCCCACAGAGGCCTCTGTGAAGAATGGGGGCTCCTCCAGGGTCAGAATCTTTTCCAGGTTTCCAGAAGAGATGATGATGCTGAAGAAAAGTGCCTTCAAAAAACTCATCAAATTCTACAGCGTCCCCAGCTTTCCTGAATGCAGCTCTCAATGTGGACTCCAGCTGCCCTGTTGCCCTCTGCAGGCCATGGTTTAG
- the HDC gene encoding histidine decarboxylase isoform X3: protein MMEPEEYRERGREMVDYICQYLSTLRERRVTPDVQPGYLRAQLPESAPEDPDSWDSIFGDIERIIMPGVVHWQSPHMHAYYPALTSWPSLLGDMLADAINCLGFTWASSPACTELEMNVMDWLAKMLGLPEHFLHHHPSSQGGGVLQSTVSESTLIALLAARKNKILEMKTSEPDADESCLNARLVAYASDQAHSSVEKAGLISLVKMKFLPVDDNFSLRGEALQKAIEEDKQRGLVPVFVCATLGTTGVCAFDCLSELGPICAREGLWLHIDAAYAGTAFLCPEFRGFLKGIEYADSFTFNPSKWMMVHFDCTGFWVKDKYKLQQTFSVNPIYLRHANSGVATDFMHWQIPLSRRFRSIKLWFVIRSFGVKNLQAHVRHGTEMAKYFESLVRNDPSFEIPAKRHLGLVVFRLKGPNCLTENVLKEIAKAGRLFLIPATIQDKLIIRFTVTSQFTTRDDILRDWNLIRDAATLILSQHCTSQPSPRVGNLISQIRGARAWACGTSLQSVSGAGDDPVQARKIIKQPQRVGAGPMKRENGLHLETLLDPVDDCFSEEAPDATKHKLSSFLFSYLSVQTKKKTVRSLSCNSVPVSAQKPLPTEASVKNGGSSRVRIFSRFPEEMMMLKKSAFKKLIKFYSVPSFPECSSQCGLQLPCCPLQAMV, encoded by the exons ATGATGGAGCCTGAGGAGTACAGAGAGAGAG GGAGAGAGATGGTGGATTACATCTGCCAGTACCTGAGCACTCTGCGGGAGAGACGTGTGACACCAGACGTGCAGCCTGGCTACCTGCGAGCCCAGCTGCCTGAGAGTGCTCCTGAGGACCCCGACAGCTGGGACAGCATCTTTGGGGACATTGAACGAATCATCATGCCTGGG GTGGTACATTGGCAGAGCCCCCATATGCACGCCTACTACCCAGCCCTCACCTCTTGGCCCTCCCTGCTAGGAGACATGCTGGCTGATGCCATCAACTGCTTGGGATTCACCTGG gCATCCAGCCCTGCGTGTACAGAGCTGGAGATGAACGTCATGGACTGGTTGGCAAAAATGCTGGGACTTCCAGAGCACTTCTTGCACCACCACCCCAGCAGCCAGGGCGGAGGCGTCCTGCAG AGCACGGTCAGTGAATCCACTTTGATTGCCCTGCTGGCAGCAAGGAAGAACAAAATCCTGGAAATGAAAACGTCTGAGCCCGATGCTGATGAGTCCTGCCTAAATGCCCGACTCGTGGCCTATGCCTCTGACCAG GCTCACTCCTCTGTGGAAAAGGCTGGTTTGATTTCCCTTGTGAAGATGAAATTTCTGCCTGTGGATGACAACTTCTCACTCCGAGGGGAAGCTCTTCAGAAGGCCATCGAGGAAGACAAGCAGCGGGGCTTGGTGCCCGTCTTT GTCTGTGCAACACTAGGGACCACTGGGGTCTGTGCATTTGACTGCCTGTCAGAGCTGGGCCCCATCT GTGCCCGTGAGGGGCTGTGGCTCCACATCGATGCTGCTTATGCAGGCACTGCCTTCCTGTGCCCCGAGTTCCGGGGGTTTCTGAAGGGGATTGAGTATGCCGACTCCTTCACCTTTAATCCTTCCAAGTGGATGATGGTGCATTTTGACTGTACTGGGTTCTG GGTCAAGGACAAGTACAAGCTGCAGCAGACCTTCAGTGTGAATCCCATCTACCTCAGGCATGCCAACTCAGGCGTGGCCACCGACTTCATG CACTGGCAGATCCCCCTGAGCCGACGGTTTCGCTCTATTAAACTCTGGTTCGTGATTCGGTCCTTCGGGGTGAAGAATCTTCAAGCACATGTCAGACAT GGTACTGAAATGGCTAAATATTTTGAATCTCTGGTCAGAAACGACCCTTCCTTTGAAATTCCTGCCAAGAGGCACCTTGGCCTGGTGGTTTTTCGTCTAAAG GGTCCTAATTGTCTCACAGAAAATGTGTTAAAGGAAATAGCTAAAGCTGGCCGTCTCTTCCTCATCCCGGCCACTATCCAGGACAAGTTAATCATCCGTTTCACTGTGACATCCCAGTTTACCACTAGGGATGACATCCTGAGAGACTGGAATCTCATTCGAGATGCTGCCACTCTCATCCTGAGTCAGCACTGTACTTCCCAACCCAGCCCTCGGGTTGGGAACCTCATCTCCCAAATCAGGGGCGCCAGAGCCTGGGCCTGTGGAACGTCCCTTCAGTCTGTCAGTGGGGCAGGAGATGATCCAGTCCAGGCCAGGAAGATCATCAAGCAGCCTCAGCGTGTGGGAGCCGGTCCCATGAAAAGGGAAAACGGCCTCCATCTTGAAACCCTGCTGGACCCAGTTGATGACTGCTTTTCAGAAGAGGCCCCAGATGCCACCAAGCACAAGCTGTCCTCCTTCCTGTTCAGTTACTTGTCTGTGCAGACTAAGAAGAAGACGGTGCGCTCCCTCAGTTGCAACAGTGTGCCAGTGAGTGCTCAGAAGCCACTGCCCACAGAGGCCTCTGTGAAGAATGGGGGCTCCTCCAGGGTCAGAATCTTTTCCAGGTTTCCAGAAGAGATGATGATGCTGAAGAAAAGTGCCTTCAAAAAACTCATCAAATTCTACAGCGTCCCCAGCTTTCCTGAATGCAGCTCTCAATGTGGACTCCAGCTGCCCTGTTGCCCTCTGCAGGCCATGGTTTAG